A window of Desulfobulbaceae bacterium contains these coding sequences:
- the rpmA gene encoding 50S ribosomal protein L27: MAHKKAGGSSRNGRDSAGQRRGVKRFGGQIVRAGNILVRQLGTKIHPGTNVGCGRDYTLFAMIDGVVTYENFGQGRKRVSIYPVEAAA, translated from the coding sequence ATGGCACATAAGAAAGCTGGCGGTAGTTCCAGGAACGGTAGAGATAGTGCAGGACAGCGACGTGGAGTTAAACGATTCGGTGGACAGATTGTTAGAGCAGGAAATATCCTGGTTCGACAATTAGGCACAAAGATTCATCCAGGTACAAATGTCGGATGTGGTAGAGATTATACATTGTTTGCCATGATTGACGGTGTTGTGACTTATGAGAACTTCGGTCAGGGCCGGAAAAGAGTAAGTATTTATCCTGTTGAAGCTGCCGCATAA
- the rplU gene encoding 50S ribosomal protein L21 has protein sequence MYAIIRTGGKQYYVSPGDRLRVEKLAGNVGDSIDLNDVLMVVDGGDVKIGQPVIDGAKVSAKIVEQDRAKKVLVYKKKRRKGYEVKNGHRQHYTALIIGDISA, from the coding sequence ATGTACGCGATTATTCGTACCGGTGGAAAGCAGTATTACGTATCACCTGGAGATCGCCTTCGGGTTGAAAAACTCGCTGGCAATGTAGGCGACAGTATTGATTTAAATGATGTGTTGATGGTTGTTGACGGTGGTGATGTTAAGATTGGTCAGCCGGTTATTGACGGGGCCAAAGTCAGTGCCAAAATCGTTGAGCAGGATCGCGCCAAAAAGGTTCTGGTCTATAAGAAAAAACGTCGCAAAGGCTATGAAGTGAAAAATGGCCACCGTCAACATTATACCGCCCTGATTATAGGGGATATAAGCGCCTAA
- a CDS encoding tetratricopeptide repeat protein yields the protein MKKIAILLTILFYVSAPAFAIEFAEISPLEKGKLFFQNKEYEKAYLALHQAFMSDPTDLNVSFFLGRAAFEMGDYENALMAFDRILIMDPNAIRIKLEIARCHMRLNAFQVAKQYFYEVQASNPPKQVRENIEFFLSAIAATEKRHFFTGIFSAGINYDDNVRSAPGDFLLNFSGAAGSISLNVSSEPVNDQIYTNTFAISHIYKFEDKPYSWKTTFTNFNNFYDDYKDLDITYYGISTGPAFQSSNFLFDLHASINNLTLGFDEYVQPSNVGASLTYVHGPQFMLSSSFVLEKKKYSKPSDNSKNATNINFSLSPSYTIGDNRFTFTLMKENENAHLGHWSYDRHKWALRYDRILPKNFTLFASYEDKTTKYGAVKSGDTEGRSDVIDATAIGLTKLVWQSKDKSRNINLQISHTYTDAHSNINTYAYRKNVTATLLSLGF from the coding sequence ATGAAAAAGATCGCCATCCTGCTCACCATTTTGTTCTACGTATCTGCACCTGCCTTTGCTATAGAGTTTGCAGAGATAAGCCCATTAGAAAAAGGTAAGCTGTTTTTCCAGAACAAGGAGTATGAAAAAGCCTACCTCGCCTTACACCAGGCATTTATGTCGGACCCTACGGACTTAAACGTCAGCTTCTTTCTTGGCAGGGCCGCATTTGAGATGGGTGATTATGAAAATGCCCTGATGGCCTTTGACCGCATTTTAATTATGGATCCAAATGCAATACGAATTAAACTCGAAATTGCTCGTTGCCACATGCGTTTAAACGCATTTCAAGTCGCCAAACAATACTTTTACGAAGTACAGGCTTCAAATCCACCCAAGCAGGTAAGAGAAAATATTGAGTTTTTTTTATCAGCAATTGCCGCCACAGAGAAGCGTCACTTCTTTACAGGGATCTTCTCAGCAGGAATCAACTATGACGACAATGTCAGGTCAGCACCTGGGGATTTTTTACTCAATTTTTCCGGAGCAGCTGGCAGTATTTCCCTCAATGTTTCTTCCGAACCAGTCAATGATCAAATTTACACAAATACATTTGCTATAAGTCATATTTATAAATTTGAGGATAAACCTTATTCCTGGAAAACAACATTTACTAATTTCAACAACTTCTATGACGACTATAAAGATCTAGACATCACTTACTACGGAATTAGCACCGGCCCAGCCTTTCAGTCAAGTAATTTCCTCTTTGACTTACATGCATCAATAAACAATCTGACGTTAGGTTTTGATGAGTATGTTCAGCCAAGCAATGTAGGCGCGTCTCTCACCTATGTTCATGGGCCACAATTCATGCTCAGCTCTTCATTTGTTTTAGAGAAGAAAAAATATTCAAAACCCAGTGACAACTCGAAAAATGCTACAAATATCAATTTTAGCTTGAGTCCATCATACACCATTGGAGACAATCGCTTCACATTCACCTTGATGAAGGAAAACGAAAATGCCCACCTTGGTCACTGGAGTTACGACCGGCACAAATGGGCTCTTCGCTACGATCGGATACTACCTAAAAACTTTACCTTATTTGCAAGTTACGAGGACAAAACCACAAAGTATGGTGCTGTAAAATCTGGCGATACAGAGGGCCGCTCAGACGTGATTGATGCCACAGCTATAGGGCTTACTAAACTTGTCTGGCAATCAAAGGACAAGAGTAGAAATATCAACCTCCAAATAAGCCACACATATACAGATGCACACTCTAACATAAATACATATGCTTATAGGAAGAATGTTACAGCAACTCTTTTAAGCTTGGGATTTTAA